From the genome of Perca fluviatilis chromosome 8, GENO_Pfluv_1.0, whole genome shotgun sequence:
ttcaaatgagGCTATTATAATTGTGTGttgtatgcaaacagcattgtgagtgtagtttatttatttagcctttacctcagattacatgtataaccaaatcatttgaaagtgtatgttctgctctttctatgggttgtctcagtctGTTTTTAGCACTAACAGTCATGGATTTGgttttctagtttgtgctcacctctctttgaaaagaagtcagttaccaattgttttccctcattctgttttctctccttctcctgtctttcctttctttttggtagcctgatttggctttctttgagaaagacattcCTAGAGCAGACGTTTGAGCTCCACCAGATGaactaacaaacaaaatgctgcagatggactaaaccatttggcgcattaggaaggggtgggtgagaccttagatagtcttttttatacaaaatgtagtcagtaaatcaaccaagttattcagccaatacactaactttacatttcatcttatatgcattatgaaatttatttaggaaatgaaaatatccaggtaaaataaaatatattccagacttttcaagggccctctctccccttgggccctggtaatcagtatgggttttacccccagtccgaccCCCCTGGTACTTAGTAGTAGTTATGATGTTTTTCGATAAGATgcagcttaacccttgtgttgtcttcccattaATCATGCACACTTTAAATCTTAAGACATGACTTATCACCCAAATCTGTGTTCCACCTTCCAGCCATCTTATtcccactagttttacacttatgtttggaattcatggtcaatgaaccatattattattattattattattatgtattattaaactTCAACAGATTTAGGATagagttttgaaaccatttcattatttttaatgGCAACAAATAATCACATCTGTGATCTGGGAAGAAATGGATTCTataaagttaaataaaacaccTAAAATACATTCATTTAAGAACGTTGTATGGAATCATTCATGTCATTTTTGGGCATTTAGGTTGAAAGAAACCATATTTGTATGTATAGAAGTTTAGaaacaacatgagggttaaaaacACTTCCAGTGTCAGAAAAATCAAATTCTGGTAAACAATCAATAAGTCACAAACTCTGTAGGATAGTGGCAGAATATTTATTTGGGGATAAAGGACATTGTGAGCAAACaggaaaaagaaatataaattatttaatCTTAGTGCTTTCCACCAAAATCTCGTCATCTCTCAGCATTAATAAATTCTAAATCAATGTTAAAtcatttcagaataaagaagCAGAAGATTTTAACATGAGACTGCAGCCTTTAAGTATGTTTCTGTTGAATCTGGTTCTGGGATTGGTCAATAGGTTGGAGGGGGCTGTCTTTGGTCTGATGAGCCTCTACATTAGTCAGAGACACCTTTCCTCCGTTACCCGGAAGATCTCGGAAGACCTCCAGATGAATGTAGTTCGCTCCTCCAACATGAACCTGTAAGAACAACAGAGGGAAATTAGACGTCTAAACACATGGATTCATGTTGATCTGGTGTTGTTGAGGAATTAGGATgtggttaacacacacacacacacacacacacacacacacacacacacacacacacacacacacacagacaaacttcacacacacacacacacacacacacacacacacacacacacacacacacacacacacacacacagacaaacttcacacacacacacacacacacacacacacacacacacacacacacacacacacacactcagacaaacacacacgcagacacacacacaggggcggATTGGCCATCGGGAATACCGGGAGCAATCCCGAACGGCCGGTCCATTTCAGGCCGAACCGGCCGGTGGTCCAtaagttttattgtttttatttatttatttattttcatacgCGACCGGCCTGGCGGGCCGTTCAGCTGCAGCGGagcgctgtgtctgtgtgtgtttcagaccggGCCAAACCAATACTTTCAATCTTGAGGGGGGATACGAGCGGCCCCTCCTAACTTGGACTGATCCTCGTTTTTTCTGACATCCGATTGGCTCAAACTTAACGCGCCGAAAAAAGAGTTTACTTTCAGTCAGGTTTGGATTTGATGATGTGAGGTAGGACAGTTTTAGGTTTTTAGGAGTTTTAGGTCTGTAAACCTGAGTTGTTTCTGTCTCCACATGTTTGCTTTGATaagctaattgtttttattttctattgttgCACACACTCTcatcaggaggagagaggaggaggaggagcagcaggagagaagaggaagaggaggaggaggaggaggaggaggaggaggaggaggaggaggaggaggaagagaaggaaacagacaggtagaggggcagtgtgcagggctgggtaggcaatcatattaggcatatcaatcaatccgatatttacatataggataaAATGCCAATAGTTCCACATACTAGATAATAACTTAGCACAGACtgaattagaaaatgttttattcttagtcATATTTATAACTGATGTTCTTCTCATGCATATGTAGCTGCACAATCAGTAAGCAGAGGCAGGGTCCATCACAGGGGAAGCTGAGCCAGGGAGCAAAGCTGAGAaagtaaggacacacacacaaaaatctcTATTATGGGACTGCATTGTAGTTTTTGGGTATATGAGTGTGAGTATTTGTAACTATTTTATCACTCCAACTGAATGTGGACATGCCATGCTGGtagttagcagtatactgtgacttatgtgttgGAGATTAGGTTTTGCTGACCTGGTTGTGTTCAGTGCAGTGGTGACTTGCTTATACAACCTGAGGAGGCAGGTGTCATCCGAAAGTTTCTTGAAGGTCTTCAGCGTAATCTGATTCTCTTTATACCATAAAAACActattagaattaaaataactgcaaaaaatcCTTCTGCTCGTGCACCAAGGGCACTCGCGTAAAAAGGCCTCTCCATCTTAAAGTCCCGGGCTGAATTTCAGTCCCAGTAcggccctgcacacacacacacacagacaaacacacacgcagacaaacacacacgcagacaaaaacacacacacacagacaaacacacacacagacaaacacacacgcagacaaaaacacacaaacacagacaaacacacacgcagacaaaaacacacacacacacacacacagacacacacacagacacacacacacatacacacacacacactctctctcacacacacacacagacacacacacagacctgccATGTTTCAAATGCATGTCACTAATAATTCAACCTGTATATTAAAGACATATCTATTTACCTTGATAAGGAAGTTGGTTCCTGCCACAACTTGACTCCTGTATTTAACTGCTTTGAATTCCACATACTTCTTTCCTGTCTCTTCCTCCACATCGGTCTTCACCTGTGTATGAAGGAAATAAATCTGATGTAAATTCAGACCTTGGGTGTGGAGGTTGTGAAGAATGAAGGTAGATAGAAGCTCACCTGATGACAAAGATCCTGAGTTTCCTTAGTGGCGTCTGTTATCGCACCGTATCCAATGAGTATCGGACTGTATTCTCTGGGCATCATATCCCTGGCAGGATC
Proteins encoded in this window:
- the LOC120563448 gene encoding cystatin-B-like, giving the protein MCYRADPARDMMPREYSPILIGYGAITDATKETQDLCHQVKTDVEEETGKKYVEFKAVKYRSQVVAGTNFLIKVHVGGANYIHLEVFRDLPGNGGKVSLTNVEAHQTKDSPLQPIDQSQNQIQQKHT